From a single Methanofollis sp. W23 genomic region:
- a CDS encoding 50S ribosomal protein L37e has product MSKGTPSMGKRQKNSHITCRRCGKKSFHVRHKVCSACGFGRSKKMSSYKWINKRPKVPTH; this is encoded by the coding sequence ATGTCAAAAGGTACACCATCGATGGGTAAGCGGCAGAAGAACAGCCACATTACATGCCGCAGGTGTGGAAAGAAGTCATTCCATGTCAGGCACAAGGTATGCTCGGCCTGTGGCTTTGGCCGGAGCAAGAAGATGAGCAGCTACAAGTGGATAAACAAGCGCCCCAAAGTACCAACACACTAA
- a CDS encoding RNA-binding protein: MGDIQVKKRHSIKKSAVAQLKRALEGELGADAALFDAKRLEVVETDSEFLIYLVDKKPLLMEFEGWTFPTVRGAVERPFEARRVTVDSGAVPYVMNGADIMRPGVVDATPDVKEGAPCIITEERYGKPLAVGIALYDGAELLAQEKGKVVRTLHRVGDSIWNLEL; the protein is encoded by the coding sequence ATGGGTGATATTCAGGTAAAAAAACGGCACAGCATCAAGAAATCTGCGGTGGCACAGCTCAAGAGAGCACTGGAAGGGGAACTTGGGGCCGATGCAGCGCTTTTCGACGCCAAGAGGCTCGAGGTCGTCGAGACCGACTCGGAGTTCTTGATCTATCTGGTGGACAAGAAACCCCTCCTTATGGAGTTCGAGGGATGGACCTTCCCGACGGTGCGGGGTGCGGTCGAGCGGCCTTTTGAGGCGAGACGGGTGACCGTCGATTCGGGGGCGGTGCCCTATGTGATGAACGGCGCTGACATCATGCGGCCAGGGGTTGTCGATGCCACGCCTGACGTGAAAGAGGGCGCACCCTGCATCATCACCGAAGAGCGCTACGGGAAACCGCTTGCTGTCGGGATAGCCCTGTATGATGGGGCCGAATTATTGGCACAGGAGAAGGGGAAGGTCGTCAGGACGCTCCACAGGGTCGGGGATAGCATCTGGAACCTTGAACTCTGA
- a CDS encoding 4a-hydroxytetrahydrobiopterin dehydratase, whose product MPLSTETPVPVTPGSAPLTRREMLALLPEVPGWTLENGRLWRRFTFQSVGEAAAFIGKVIEIGSKSGADHYPDIVLSQYRHVDVLWYTYACGGLTRTDFVLAAKLSSLTPKKGFFR is encoded by the coding sequence ATGCCACTCAGCACAGAGACACCGGTGCCGGTGACGCCAGGATCGGCGCCGCTCACCAGACGGGAGATGCTTGCGCTCCTTCCTGAGGTGCCGGGGTGGACCCTGGAGAATGGAAGACTGTGGAGGAGGTTTACCTTCCAGTCTGTCGGGGAAGCTGCCGCGTTCATCGGCAAGGTCATCGAGATCGGGTCGAAGAGCGGGGCAGACCACTATCCCGACATCGTCCTCTCGCAGTATCGCCATGTCGACGTCCTGTGGTACACCTATGCGTGCGGGGGACTGACACGGACCGATTTCGTCCTTGCTGCAAAACTCAGTAGCCTGACCCCAAAAAAAGGATTTTTCAGATGA
- the purF gene encoding amidophosphoribosyltransferase, protein MCGIVGIVDAGGVSFPLYYALYALQHRGQESAGMSTFDRRPYVHKDKGLVAEVFDESILQELKGTVGIGHVRYPTTGANLPENFQPFNFVFRDQTISLAHNGNLVNTEELRAQYEQDGQIFCTSTDSEVIATIIAHEIRTSGSVEDAVAAAMRLLRGSYSIVLMLDETLYAFRDPLGIKPLCLGRTKNGHIVASESVAIDALNGEFVRDVRPGELITVTADGVKSTQITTSDRRAHCMFEYVYFARADSVIDGTLVYDVRRKIGEQLARGAPVEADMVAPVPDSGTAYAIGYSRTSGTPYLEGLMKNRYMGRTFIMPTQQMRENAVRIKLNPIKKHLEGKSVVLIDDSVVRGTTSRRLIDMVRAAGAKEVHLRVGSPPIVAPCYLGVDFPTRTELIAHERSTEEVQNLIHADSLYHVPISRMVEAIGIDMDNLCTACLTGKYPVAVPGEECACRKVEFVNASVQSHLETE, encoded by the coding sequence ATGTGTGGGATCGTTGGCATCGTGGATGCTGGCGGTGTCTCTTTCCCGTTGTACTATGCCCTATATGCTCTCCAGCACCGCGGGCAGGAGAGCGCGGGCATGTCCACTTTTGACCGCCGCCCCTATGTCCATAAGGACAAGGGGTTGGTGGCCGAGGTCTTTGATGAATCAATTCTTCAGGAGCTCAAGGGGACCGTCGGGATCGGACATGTCAGGTATCCGACAACTGGTGCGAATCTGCCGGAAAATTTTCAGCCGTTCAATTTTGTCTTCCGTGATCAGACCATCTCTCTGGCACACAACGGAAATTTGGTGAATACTGAGGAACTACGAGCGCAGTACGAGCAGGACGGGCAGATCTTTTGTACGAGCACCGATTCTGAGGTGATCGCCACGATCATCGCCCACGAGATCCGCACGTCCGGGTCGGTAGAGGACGCGGTGGCGGCGGCGATGCGGCTCCTGCGGGGGTCGTACTCGATTGTGCTGATGCTCGACGAGACGCTGTACGCCTTCCGCGATCCCCTGGGGATCAAGCCCCTCTGCCTTGGCAGAACAAAGAACGGCCATATCGTGGCGTCTGAGAGTGTGGCGATCGACGCCCTTAACGGGGAGTTCGTCAGGGACGTGCGACCCGGAGAACTTATCACGGTCACCGCAGACGGGGTCAAGTCCACCCAGATCACGACCTCAGACCGGAGGGCCCATTGCATGTTCGAGTACGTCTATTTTGCCAGGGCTGACTCGGTCATCGACGGGACGCTGGTCTATGACGTGCGCCGAAAGATCGGCGAACAACTGGCAAGGGGTGCACCGGTCGAGGCCGACATGGTGGCGCCGGTCCCTGACTCGGGGACGGCGTATGCGATCGGGTATTCCCGGACGTCGGGGACGCCGTACCTGGAGGGATTGATGAAGAACCGGTATATGGGCCGGACGTTCATCATGCCGACCCAGCAGATGCGGGAGAATGCCGTGCGGATCAAACTCAACCCGATCAAAAAGCACCTGGAGGGCAAGTCGGTGGTGCTCATCGACGACTCGGTGGTGCGCGGGACAACCTCGCGGCGGCTCATCGATATGGTCAGGGCCGCTGGGGCAAAGGAGGTCCATCTCAGGGTGGGGTCCCCCCCGATCGTCGCCCCCTGTTATCTGGGGGTGGACTTCCCGACGAGGACCGAACTCATCGCCCACGAGCGGTCGACCGAGGAGGTGCAGAACCTGATCCATGCCGATTCGCTCTATCATGTGCCGATCTCCAGGATGGTGGAGGCGATCGGGATCGATATGGACAACCTCTGCACGGCATGCCTGACCGGCAAGTACCCGGTCGCGGTGCCCGGAGAGGAGTGCGCCTGCCGGAAGGTCGAGTTCGTGAACGCGAGTGTCCAGAGTCATCTGGAGACCGAGTAA
- the purM gene encoding phosphoribosylformylglycinamidine cyclo-ligase: MSNTEKGYAAAGVDIDLEAAGVRTLIEQLTFRRSGAFQTVGKSGHFAGLVEFGDTALALAVDGVGTKMLVADALEDWSTVGIDCIAMNVNDLFVMNIEPVAFVDYIACNEVSLDKMRQIGMGLNEGARLANMNIVGGETATLKGLVTGLDLAGTCLGAQQKDRIVTGEKVAPGDLIVGVPSTGVHSNGYTLARKVALEHGGFDHVLPSGRTVGEALLTPTRIYREALDAAAACEVHGMCHITGGGLLNFTRLSDYGFDITDPLPVPEILAWIGEQGEIAEAEMYRTFNMGMGYAFVIPEESLPVLKNVVPDAEVVGVVVPEAGAYLRGRQIR, encoded by the coding sequence ATGAGTAATACAGAGAAAGGATATGCGGCGGCCGGGGTGGATATCGACCTTGAGGCGGCAGGTGTGCGGACGCTGATCGAGCAGTTGACTTTCAGGCGGTCGGGAGCGTTCCAGACGGTCGGGAAGAGCGGGCATTTTGCCGGGCTGGTGGAGTTCGGCGATACGGCCCTGGCTCTGGCGGTCGACGGCGTGGGCACGAAGATGCTGGTGGCCGACGCCCTGGAGGACTGGTCGACGGTGGGCATCGACTGCATCGCGATGAATGTCAACGATCTCTTTGTGATGAATATCGAGCCGGTGGCGTTCGTGGATTATATCGCGTGCAACGAGGTCTCGCTGGACAAGATGCGCCAGATCGGAATGGGGCTCAACGAAGGTGCCCGCCTGGCCAACATGAATATCGTCGGCGGGGAGACGGCGACGCTGAAGGGTCTGGTGACCGGGCTTGACCTGGCAGGGACCTGCCTTGGGGCCCAGCAGAAGGACAGGATCGTCACCGGCGAGAAGGTGGCGCCCGGCGACCTGATCGTGGGCGTGCCCTCGACCGGAGTCCATTCAAACGGCTACACCCTGGCCAGGAAGGTGGCCCTGGAGCACGGCGGGTTCGACCATGTCCTCCCGTCGGGCCGGACGGTGGGCGAGGCCCTCCTCACGCCGACCAGGATCTACCGCGAGGCCCTGGACGCCGCAGCGGCCTGCGAGGTCCATGGGATGTGCCATATCACCGGCGGCGGCCTGCTGAACTTCACGCGGCTCTCGGACTATGGGTTCGATATCACCGATCCCCTGCCGGTTCCTGAGATCCTCGCCTGGATCGGGGAGCAGGGCGAGATCGCCGAGGCAGAGATGTACCGGACCTTCAATATGGGGATGGGCTACGCCTTCGTCATCCCTGAGGAGAGTCTGCCGGTCCTCAAAAATGTGGTGCCGGACGCCGAAGTTGTCGGGGTCGTGGTGCCTGAGGCGGGGGCGTACCTCAGGGGCAGGCAGATCAGGTAA
- the tfrB gene encoding fumarate reductase (CoM/CoB) subunit TfrB, which yields MKTITFQVSRFDPETDTRPHLEEYTVEVHDGARVLHALHAVHAMDPTLAYRWCCGAGQCGSCAVKVDGTPGLACLTEAHDGMVVEPLDLPVTRDLEVDLAPYLDRFTSIAPNDSAVFPTRAEIEAIKPLRECIECMSCVSVCPALKVSEFAGPTAMRQELRLALDPRDSGDRVAEAVERGLFACTSCQRCRIVCPKEIQIPGKAIEKLREIAAREGLALPRHTDLAGTVRLTGRSVDRTKPTLLEEVPEVIEPEGEVKATVGFFVGCMYNGRLPETARDMLAVMRRNGIRVIIPHEQVCCGSPLIRSGQTGVVDHLKRRNIEAFRSRHIDLVMTMCAGCGSTLKNDYNTPFTVMDATEVLAKYGCEPPAHLPVTVTYHDPCHLLRGQGVSEEPRALLRSVVKQFVETPNQCCGSGGGVRSGRPEVAAALGDQRGEAFEASGARMVVSCCPFCEYHISEHTILPVKDLMTLLREGYEEKDRQRTQRP from the coding sequence ATGAAAACGATCACATTCCAGGTCTCGCGCTTTGACCCTGAGACCGACACCCGGCCACACCTTGAAGAATATACCGTCGAGGTCCACGACGGGGCGCGGGTCCTCCACGCCCTTCACGCCGTCCACGCGATGGACCCGACACTCGCCTACCGCTGGTGCTGCGGCGCCGGGCAGTGCGGGAGCTGCGCCGTGAAGGTGGACGGCACCCCTGGGCTCGCATGTCTGACCGAGGCCCACGACGGGATGGTCGTCGAGCCCCTCGACCTCCCGGTGACACGGGACCTGGAGGTGGACCTGGCACCGTATCTGGATCGGTTCACCTCCATCGCCCCGAACGACTCTGCGGTCTTCCCGACTAGGGCCGAGATCGAGGCGATCAAACCGCTGCGCGAGTGCATCGAGTGTATGTCCTGCGTCTCAGTCTGCCCAGCCCTGAAGGTCTCAGAATTCGCAGGCCCAACGGCGATGCGTCAGGAACTCCGCCTGGCCCTCGACCCCCGCGACTCGGGCGACCGGGTGGCTGAGGCTGTGGAGAGGGGGCTCTTTGCCTGCACCTCCTGCCAGCGATGCAGGATCGTCTGTCCCAAGGAGATCCAGATCCCGGGCAAGGCGATCGAGAAACTCCGTGAGATCGCGGCAAGAGAGGGGCTGGCTCTTCCACGCCATACCGACCTGGCCGGGACAGTCAGACTGACCGGTCGGAGTGTGGACCGGACCAAGCCCACCCTCCTCGAAGAGGTGCCTGAGGTGATCGAGCCAGAGGGGGAGGTGAAGGCGACGGTCGGGTTCTTTGTGGGCTGTATGTACAATGGCCGCCTCCCTGAGACCGCACGCGATATGCTTGCGGTGATGCGGAGAAACGGCATCAGGGTGATCATTCCCCACGAGCAGGTCTGCTGCGGCTCGCCCCTGATCAGGTCAGGCCAGACCGGGGTGGTCGACCACCTCAAGCGCCGCAACATCGAGGCCTTCAGGAGCCGTCATATCGACCTCGTGATGACGATGTGCGCCGGGTGCGGGTCGACGCTCAAGAACGACTATAACACACCGTTCACGGTGATGGACGCCACCGAGGTACTCGCGAAATACGGGTGCGAACCCCCGGCACACCTCCCGGTCACCGTCACCTATCACGACCCCTGCCACCTTCTCAGGGGGCAAGGAGTCAGCGAAGAGCCGCGGGCCCTGCTCAGGAGTGTGGTCAAGCAGTTCGTCGAGACCCCGAACCAATGTTGCGGGTCAGGCGGCGGGGTGCGCTCTGGCCGGCCTGAAGTGGCGGCGGCCCTCGGGGACCAGCGTGGTGAGGCCTTCGAAGCAAGCGGTGCCCGGATGGTCGTCTCGTGCTGTCCGTTCTGTGAATACCATATCTCAGAACATACAATACTCCCGGTCAAGGACCTCATGACCCTGCTGCGCGAGGGGTATGAGGAGAAGGACCGCCAGAGAACGCAGAGACCCTAA
- the tfrA gene encoding fumarate reductase (CoM/CoB) subunit TfrA, which translates to MRALDVIDCHVLVIGSGGAGVRAAIEADQYGETVLLSKSITGKGGCTTMAEGGYNAVLKDDDTCDLHVADTLRGGAYLNDPGLIEALVHDAPARLDDLVRWGAVFDASADHEVAQRSFGGQSFPRTCYAGDRTGHEIMATLMERLRGSGVERHEETAAIELLKDGNRVCGALALDRNGEMVAVRADAVVLAAGGGARVYDVSTNSGTGTGDGFALGYRAGADLIDMEMVQFHPTGAVFPYDARGRLVTEAVRGEGGHLVNAEGERFMHRYDPERMELSTRDVVARAIATEVLEGRGTSHGGVWLDVTHLPAHQIEERLPLMLAQFLRYGVDIRTEAMEVAPTAHHVMGGLRITPTCQTNLTGLFACGETAGGVHGANRLGGNALADTQVFGKRAGEAAGQAPTRAKTLDRTQVTAQEARLAAFYEGESSPVWAQEHLQRAMWDGAGIRRDATALQTTQRAVEGLLAAPLRAASGRNLIECCGVQNLCTTALLIVRSALLRPESRGAHYRTDVSQDWDAAHSPYGHTKISLQGSSIEERAQ; encoded by the coding sequence ATGCGCGCGCTGGACGTGATCGACTGCCATGTCCTCGTAATCGGGAGTGGCGGCGCCGGAGTGAGGGCGGCGATCGAGGCCGACCAATACGGTGAGACAGTCCTTCTTTCCAAGAGCATCACCGGGAAAGGAGGCTGTACGACGATGGCCGAGGGCGGGTACAACGCCGTCCTCAAAGACGACGATACCTGCGACCTCCATGTGGCCGACACCCTTAGAGGAGGCGCCTACCTCAACGACCCCGGCCTGATCGAGGCCCTGGTCCATGACGCCCCCGCGCGTCTCGACGACCTGGTCAGATGGGGGGCGGTCTTCGACGCTTCGGCCGACCACGAGGTGGCCCAGCGTTCTTTCGGGGGGCAGTCCTTCCCGCGGACCTGCTATGCAGGCGACCGGACTGGCCACGAGATCATGGCCACCCTGATGGAACGGCTGCGCGGGAGCGGGGTCGAGCGGCATGAGGAGACGGCCGCGATCGAACTGCTCAAGGACGGGAACCGGGTCTGCGGGGCCCTGGCCCTGGACAGGAACGGCGAGATGGTCGCGGTGCGCGCCGACGCCGTCGTCCTCGCGGCCGGCGGGGGCGCGCGGGTCTATGACGTCTCCACCAACTCAGGCACCGGCACCGGGGACGGGTTCGCCCTCGGCTACCGCGCCGGCGCCGACCTGATCGATATGGAGATGGTCCAGTTCCACCCGACCGGTGCGGTCTTCCCGTACGACGCACGGGGGCGCCTGGTCACCGAGGCGGTGCGGGGCGAGGGGGGGCACCTGGTCAATGCCGAAGGAGAACGGTTCATGCACCGTTACGACCCTGAGCGGATGGAACTTTCCACCCGCGACGTGGTGGCGCGGGCGATCGCCACCGAGGTGCTGGAAGGACGGGGGACTTCCCACGGCGGCGTCTGGCTGGACGTCACCCACCTGCCGGCACACCAGATCGAGGAGCGCCTCCCCCTGATGCTCGCCCAGTTCCTCAGGTACGGCGTGGACATCAGGACTGAGGCGATGGAGGTCGCCCCCACCGCCCACCATGTGATGGGAGGGCTTCGGATCACCCCAACCTGCCAGACCAACCTCACCGGGCTTTTCGCCTGCGGTGAGACCGCCGGCGGGGTCCACGGGGCCAACCGCCTCGGCGGCAACGCCCTGGCCGACACCCAGGTCTTCGGGAAGCGCGCTGGCGAGGCGGCCGGGCAGGCGCCGACACGGGCAAAGACCCTGGACAGAACCCAGGTGACGGCGCAGGAAGCACGGCTTGCCGCCTTCTACGAGGGCGAGTCCTCCCCGGTCTGGGCGCAGGAACACCTCCAACGTGCGATGTGGGACGGCGCCGGGATCAGGCGGGACGCGACCGCACTGCAGACGACGCAGCGGGCCGTCGAAGGGCTGCTCGCCGCCCCGCTCAGAGCGGCCTCGGGACGCAACCTCATCGAGTGCTGCGGGGTCCAGAACCTCTGCACCACCGCACTGCTCATCGTCCGCTCGGCCCTGCTCAGGCCTGAGAGCCGCGGAGCCCATTACCGGACCGACGTCTCCCAGGACTGGGACGCCGCCCACTCGCCGTACGGCCACACAAAGATCAGTCTCCAGGGATCGTCCATCGAGGAGAGAGCGCAATGA
- a CDS encoding aspartate kinase, whose product MKFGGTSVGDAESIARVVNILAQYHAEGHELAVVVSAMSGVTDRLHAIAAEAESSVDDPQIATFVQALRTKHMKALRAVAPSRVDEVGAVIDERLWKLDHILTAVHSLHELTQRSRDYIVSYGERLSSLIVSAALNEAGVSSVALDGCEAGVLTTDRHGDALVLPSSDATINSRVLPLLMDTVPVITGYMGCTPEGIVTTLGRSGSDYSAAVIGRGIEADEVWIWTDVDGVLTSDPRVVQHVRVLPYVSYREAMELSYFGAKVLHPKSIEPAMEKNIVVRVKNTFNPDHPGTVVRRQENREKRVVKAVSHIDQVALLNVNGVQMIGRPGTAKEIFSLLGDAGVNVMMISQASSQANISMVIEEADLAVAKDVLSGPVKAGLVREVTADRNVVAVAVVGAGMAGTPGISGRIFTALGDAGINVMMISQGSSEVNVSFVVKQEEHHRALQVLHDEFRLSEECDDE is encoded by the coding sequence ATGAAATTCGGGGGCACATCTGTCGGGGATGCCGAGTCTATCGCCCGGGTGGTCAATATTCTTGCCCAATACCATGCCGAGGGACACGAACTTGCCGTCGTCGTCTCGGCCATGTCCGGGGTGACCGACCGACTCCATGCCATCGCCGCAGAGGCCGAATCCAGCGTAGATGATCCGCAGATCGCCACTTTTGTTCAGGCACTACGGACAAAACATATGAAGGCCCTCCGGGCCGTCGCGCCGTCCAGAGTGGACGAGGTCGGGGCGGTCATCGACGAGCGCCTCTGGAAACTTGACCATATCCTGACCGCGGTCCACTCCCTCCATGAGTTGACCCAGCGTTCCAGGGACTATATTGTCAGTTATGGCGAGCGTCTCTCGTCGCTGATCGTGAGCGCGGCCCTCAACGAGGCCGGGGTTTCGTCGGTCGCCCTTGACGGGTGCGAGGCCGGGGTTCTCACCACCGACCGCCACGGCGACGCCTTGGTCCTCCCGTCGAGCGACGCCACCATCAACAGTCGGGTCCTCCCCCTCCTGATGGACACGGTCCCGGTGATCACCGGGTATATGGGGTGCACGCCAGAGGGGATCGTCACCACGCTGGGTAGGAGCGGTTCAGACTACTCGGCGGCGGTGATCGGTCGCGGGATCGAGGCCGACGAGGTCTGGATATGGACCGACGTCGACGGGGTGCTGACCTCAGACCCGCGGGTGGTCCAGCATGTGCGGGTGCTGCCCTATGTCAGTTACCGTGAGGCGATGGAACTCTCGTACTTCGGGGCAAAGGTGCTCCACCCCAAGTCCATCGAACCGGCGATGGAGAAGAACATCGTCGTGCGGGTGAAGAACACCTTCAACCCGGATCATCCTGGCACGGTGGTGCGCCGGCAGGAGAACCGGGAGAAGCGGGTGGTGAAGGCGGTCTCCCATATCGACCAGGTGGCCCTGCTCAATGTCAATGGCGTCCAGATGATCGGACGGCCAGGAACGGCCAAGGAGATCTTCTCGCTTCTCGGCGACGCGGGAGTGAATGTGATGATGATCTCGCAGGCCTCGTCGCAGGCGAATATCTCGATGGTCATCGAGGAGGCCGACCTGGCGGTGGCGAAAGACGTCCTTTCCGGTCCGGTGAAGGCCGGGCTGGTCCGCGAGGTCACGGCTGACCGGAATGTCGTGGCCGTGGCGGTCGTGGGTGCCGGGATGGCAGGGACGCCAGGGATCTCGGGCCGGATCTTCACGGCGCTGGGAGATGCGGGGATCAATGTGATGATGATCTCGCAGGGGTCATCTGAGGTGAATGTCTCCTTTGTGGTGAAGCAGGAGGAGCATCACCGGGCGTTGCAGGTGCTGCACGACGAGTTCAGGCTTTCAGAGGAGTGTGACGATGAGTAA
- a CDS encoding thioredoxin domain-containing protein produces the protein MDEELERIRQRKQEALAARLAALREGVTRVTDLTFPEMVREHPRLVIDFSAEWCGPCQRLGPVVEGLAVELAGTVAFATCDVDEAPGVASTFGIQVVPTLVFFSHGRAVGRLTGAVSADVLRANLRRVYDLW, from the coding sequence ATGGATGAAGAGCTTGAGAGGATCAGGCAGAGGAAGCAGGAGGCGCTTGCGGCACGTCTCGCTGCCCTCAGGGAGGGGGTGACCAGGGTCACCGACCTCACCTTCCCTGAGATGGTGCGCGAGCACCCCCGTCTTGTCATCGATTTTTCGGCAGAGTGGTGCGGGCCCTGCCAGCGTCTCGGCCCGGTGGTCGAGGGACTTGCCGTCGAACTTGCCGGCACAGTCGCCTTTGCCACCTGCGATGTCGACGAGGCTCCTGGCGTCGCCTCAACGTTCGGGATCCAGGTGGTCCCGACCCTTGTCTTCTTCTCGCATGGCAGGGCGGTGGGACGGCTTACCGGTGCGGTCTCTGCCGATGTGCTCCGCGCCAATCTCAGGAGAGTGTATGACCTCTGGTGA
- the sepF gene encoding cell division protein SepF has product MGKFLESIIGRSAPPRQDDYMDLDLSTFEGAARDEPASMYVKVAQINDIKDTPRVKDEVYNGNMVIVDITRLKLDKIMYERVLKDLREVANDVNGDIIGLGEQQYVIVAPMSVKISREKIGGL; this is encoded by the coding sequence ATGGGAAAATTCCTCGAATCCATCATAGGCAGGAGCGCACCTCCGAGGCAGGATGACTATATGGATCTCGACCTCAGCACGTTTGAAGGGGCGGCTCGTGATGAGCCGGCGTCGATGTACGTCAAGGTCGCCCAGATCAATGATATCAAAGATACCCCTCGCGTGAAGGACGAGGTCTACAATGGCAACATGGTCATCGTGGACATCACCCGCCTGAAACTGGACAAGATCATGTACGAGCGGGTGCTCAAGGACCTCCGTGAGGTGGCAAACGACGTCAACGGCGATATCATCGGTCTTGGCGAGCAGCAGTATGTGATCGTGGCGCCCATGTCGGTGAAGATCTCCAGGGAGAAGATCGGGGGCCTGTAG
- a CDS encoding LSM domain-containing protein, giving the protein MSKRPLEILDQVLNGQPVIIALKGGREIRGILQGYDVHLNLVLDRAEEEIEGQVEKHGTVIVRGDNVIYISPSIE; this is encoded by the coding sequence ATGTCAAAAAGACCACTGGAGATTCTTGATCAGGTACTCAACGGCCAGCCGGTCATTATCGCTCTTAAAGGCGGGCGTGAGATCCGCGGGATCCTGCAGGGGTACGATGTCCACCTGAACCTCGTCCTCGACCGGGCTGAAGAAGAAATTGAAGGACAGGTAGAGAAACACGGTACGGTGATCGTCCGTGGAGACAATGTGATCTATATATCTCCGTCAATCGAATAA
- a CDS encoding ZPR1 zinc finger domain-containing protein: protein MLRAPCPVCGKEIEYIYQTEEIPYFSEILIESATCSCGWRMSDAFIMREGVPTKDELTVSSEDDLSVRVVRGSAGRIEVPELGVEIKPGPAAESFISNVEGVLDRIDAVLDMALKTAGAEEQERCLAIKDLIAAVKRGEQKVTLIIEDETGNSALIRDPHDGNE, encoded by the coding sequence GTGCTCCGTGCCCCATGCCCGGTCTGTGGAAAAGAGATCGAATATATCTATCAGACCGAAGAGATCCCGTATTTTTCTGAGATTCTCATCGAGAGTGCGACCTGCTCGTGTGGGTGGAGGATGAGCGATGCCTTCATCATGCGCGAGGGGGTGCCGACAAAGGACGAGTTGACGGTCTCCTCTGAGGACGACCTCTCGGTGCGGGTGGTGCGTGGTTCGGCCGGACGGATCGAGGTGCCTGAACTCGGCGTCGAGATCAAACCTGGACCGGCCGCCGAGTCTTTCATTTCCAATGTCGAGGGGGTGCTCGACCGGATCGATGCGGTCCTGGATATGGCGCTCAAGACGGCGGGGGCCGAGGAACAGGAACGGTGCCTGGCGATCAAGGATCTGATCGCGGCGGTGAAGCGGGGCGAGCAGAAGGTCACGCTGATCATCGAGGACGAGACCGGGAATTCAGCGCTGATCCGCGATCCCCACGACGGCAACGAATAA